From a single Drosophila sulfurigaster albostrigata strain 15112-1811.04 chromosome 3, ASM2355843v2, whole genome shotgun sequence genomic region:
- the LOC133843231 gene encoding uncharacterized protein LOC133843231 has product MSKFIVFALVIATVCLILVSAAPAPDAQILDAQTAINKIIAAYNRIPGRSIVHPWEVATLIDPNTFVPRSYY; this is encoded by the exons ATGTCGAAATTCATCGTTTTCGCTTTGGTAATTGCCACCGTCTGCCTTATCCTGGTCAGCGCTGCCCCCGCTCCTGATGCCCAGATTCTTGACGCTCAGACGGCCATCAACAAGATAATCG CTGCCTATAATCGCATTCCAGGACGCTCCATTGTCCATCCCTGGGAGGTGGCCACGCTCATCGACCCCAACACATTTGTGCCACGCTCCTACTATTAA
- the LOC133842187 gene encoding zinc finger protein 316 has protein sequence MEEEITPAVATNGVANNGEEGALTASGAPLSVVDAVASTNEWERGGAVELANEEEAASAAVAGDNVYMNEGNVAPNAGEGVEAIAANAEEGAEVQEEEEEEMGEAEYLDDAMPDDDGDDENPAEEETTADKNNTTNAETEKPTDASEAVAESVAEEGSANNVATDAEALEEAVEEDVEEEEAVEEEIEEEDDDEEGELITGDDAQEQLKTAGDATDKANVSARSGAQKQEEPVDENQCRVCTSKDNLKSLFTKTSDSTTPADMLLLICPSVSIAPKDFMPQFICNNCQQSLTIAIKLRKQLETTEKDLRKRLSRSKNKIRRPRGYVVIDAPVSDSASDEDEEELNDDAEFKVSDVAGSTSPDSDSADSDISEKRKPGRRRGRKKKRSAGSEEEYPQKKKSLMSQPALPAQGPFECDQCDQSFPRKQSYVMHRKTHDPRHEYLCQICNKQFKVRGAYKTHMERHDSERAQFRCELCAQVFRLRAELKRHMGLSHDEHGVIYECKRCQRTFLTQQRLQRHQSTSCIRHSETKVRRMESHPSQGRDLFKSVAPLTTTYWSDSFSD, from the exons atggaaGAAGAAATAACGCCTGCGGTTGCGACAAATGGAGTGGCGAATAATGGAGAAGAGGGTGCTCTGACGGCATCGGGAGCTCCATTGTCGGTGGTGGATGCGGTTGCTTCGACGAATGAGTGGGAGAGGGGAGGCGCTGTGGAACTGGCgaatgaagaagaagcagcatcaGCGGCAGTTGCTGGCGATAATGTTTACATGAATGAG GGTAATGTTGCGCCTAATGCCGGAGAGGGTGTAGAAGCAATTGCTGCTAACGCCGAGGAAGGGGCGGAGgtgcaggaggaggaggaggaggaaatgGGTGAAGCTGAATACCTGGATGATGCGATGCCTGATGATGACGGGGACGATGAAAACccagcagaagaagaaacaaCAGCAGACAAGAATAATACTACTAATGCAGAGACGGAAAAACCAACAGACGCCTCAGAAGCTGTCGCCGAATCGGTAGCAGAGGAAGGCAGCGCTAATAATGTGGCAACAGATGCTGAAGCATTGGAGGAAGCTGTGGAAGAGGATGTCGAGGAAGAAGAGGCCGTAGAAGAAGAGATTGAAGAggaggatgacgatgaagaAGGTGAACTCATCACTGGTGACGATGCCCAGGAACAGCTTAAGACAGCCGGAGATGCCACAGACAAGGCGAATGTGAGTGCACGCTCTGGAGCCCAAAAACAAGAGGAACCAGTGGATGAGAATCAGTGTCGTGTGTGTACCAGCAAGGACAATTTAAAAAGTCTCTTTACGAAGACCAGTGATTCTACTACGCCGGCTGACATGTTGCTCTTGATTTGCCCCAGTGTATCTATAGCGCCCAAGGACTTTATGCCGCAATTCATTTGCAACAACTGCCAGCAGAGTCTCACCATTGCCATAAAACTAAGGAAGCAGCTGGAAACTACGGAGAAGGATTTGCGTAAGCGTCTTTCACgcagtaaaaacaaaattcgaCGACCCCGCGGCTATGTTGTCATCGACGCCCCCGTCTCCGACTCGGCCAGCGATGAGGACGAGGAGGAGCTTAACGATGACGCTGAGTTCAAGGTCTCTGATGTTGCAGGCTCCACAAGCCCTGACAGCGATTCAGCCGACTCGGACATCAGTGAGAAACGCAAGCCAGGCCGGCGACGAGGTCGCAAGAAGAAACGCTCGGCGGGCTCTGAAGAAGAATATCCACAGAAAAAGAAGAGTCTGATGTCACAACCCGCCCTCCCTGCGCAGGGACCATTTGAGTGCGATCAGTGCGATCAAAGCTTTCCACGCAAACAATCCTATGTGATGCATCGCAAAACTCACGATCCGCGCCACGAATACCTCTGTCAGATATGCAACAAGCAGTTCAAGGTGCGGGGCGCCTACAAAACGCACATGGAACGCCATGACTCGGAACGTGCGCAGTTCCGCTGTGAGTTGTGCGCACAGGTTTTCCGACTGCGAGCCGAACTTAAGCGTCACATGGGCCTCAGTCATGATGAGCATGGTGTCATCTACGAATGCAAACGTTGTCAGCGCACCTTCCTCACCCAGCAGCGTTTGCAGCGCCATCAAAGCACCAGTTGTATACGTCACTCGGAAACAAAAGTCAGACGAATGGAGAGCCATCCTAGCCAGGGACGAGATCTATTCAAGTCGGTAGCACCCCTGACCACAACCTACTGGAGCGACAGTTTTTCCGACTAA
- the LOC133842188 gene encoding uncharacterized protein LOC133842188, translating to MKFTLILLIAGAACILAAPVAEEQQQQAESSVKAKRGLSLGLGYHAPLITHSHYVAAPTVVHHAPIISHAPLIAHAPLIAHHPVSSLSYHLPTYHSIHHF from the exons ATGAAATTCACA TTAATTTTGCTTATTGCTGGCGCCGCTTGCATCCTGGCCGCACCCGTTGccgaggagcagcagcagcaggcggagTCATCGGTCAAGGCCAAGCGTGGCCTGTCACTTGGCCTGGGCTATCACGCCCCACTGATAACCCACTCGCATTACGTGGCCGCACCAACTGTCGTTCACCATGCACCAATAATTTCGCATGCACCGCTCATCGCACACGCTCCGCTCATTGCGCATCATCCGGTCTCGTCGTTGTCCTACCATCTGCCCACCTATCATTCGATACACCATTTCTAA